The Amphiura filiformis chromosome 12, Afil_fr2py, whole genome shotgun sequence genome includes a region encoding these proteins:
- the LOC140166473 gene encoding UDP-glucuronosyltransferase 1-2-like has protein sequence MHRASKQTTVSHILMFLRIVLLLILFMTPCLNYGFAANVLIPGSLMRGRGHTTLLSALSAELTSRGHNVTILVPADDELKVRQKFDNSNATEILEYPTDPFEVSDVVKEMRAGNKPIPGVSNSLTILQDVHREQVSYCRQLLNNTSVMKKLREMDFDLIIEDMGNGCDVLLPEVLEIPFIALTSNTELIFMNYNMYGIPIESSYVISPYIKGGQDRHLAFGVRIKNILMRRVIKLVGINLSSLFIPLQEEFHISPEKSMSELASKAQFWLSQDSYVLEDPHPTMPNYSPIGGMAAARPGQLPSDFQEFANGSGDAGFIVFSTGSIVASGFDDTFVESIALIFKTLPQRVVWKHSGSTPKNLGSNTKIAPWLPQAALLAHPKARLYIGHGGLNGIYEALYHGVPMVLIPQMFGDQKLNAFKVERYGYGVHLDKADYSTQMLESKINQVLSDSSYTERVRRCSKILQDDDPMDRAVYWVEHILKFGGSHLRAGVFDLNFVQYYLLDVIAFLLFLLIVVISILYIIAVSFCSLCKGRMNKSKVEKME, from the exons ATGCATCGAGCATCTAAGCAGACAACAGTGTctcatattttaatgtttttgagaATTGTTCTTCTTCTCATCCTGTTCATGACACCATGTTTAAATTATGGATTCGCAGCCAACGTGCTGATACCAGGATCTCTAATGCGAGGACGCGGACACACCACTCTGCTATCTGCTCTCAGTGCCGAACTGACATCCCGTGGACATAATGTGACCATTCTAGTACCAGCAGACGATGAATTAAAAGTCCGCCAAAAATTTGACAATTCTAATGCCACAGAAATATTGGAATACCCCACAGATCCATTTGAAGTATCTGATGTCGTGAAAGAGATGCGGGCAGGAAATAAACCTATTCCAGGTGTATCAAATAGTTTGACTATTTTACAAGATGTTCATCGTGAGCAAGTGAGTTACTGTCGTCAGTTGTTGAACAATACTTCAGTAATGAAAAAGCTTAGAGAAATGGACTTTGATCTCATCATCGAAGACATGGGAAATGGATGTGACGTATTACTGCCCGAAGTTTTAGAAATTCCATTTATTGCtttaacttcaaatactgagCTAATTTTTATGAACTACAACATGTATGGAATTCCGATAGAATCATCTTATGTTATTTCACCATATATCAAAGGAGGGCAAGATAGACACTTAGCGTTTGGAGTTCGCATTAAAAATATACTTATGCGGCGTGTTATAAAACTCGTCGGTATTAATTTATCATCACTATTTATACCTTTGCAAGAAGAGTTTCACATAAGTCCGGAGAAGTCTATGAGTGAATTGGCAAGTAAAGCCCAATTCTGGTTGTCACAGGATAGCTATGTGTTGGAAGACCCACATCCGACAATGCCGAATTATAGTCCAATTGGAGGGATGGCGGCCGCAAGACCGGGACAGCTACCATCA GACTTTCAGGAGTTTGCGAATGGTTCAGGTGATGCTGGCTTCATAGTGTTTTCTACCGGCTCGATCGTTGCAAGTGGGTTTGATGACACTTTTGTGGAAAGCATCGCTTTGATTTTCAAAACGCTTCCTCAACGTGTTGTCTGGAAGCACAGTGGATCCACACCTAAGAACTTGGGATCGAATACTAAAATAGCACCTTGGCTTCCACAGGCTGCTTTACTAG CCCATCCCAAAGCACGTCTATATATCGGTCACGGTGGTCTCAATGGAATCTACGAGGCACTTTACCACGGAGTACCAATGGTATTGATACCACAAATGTTTGGTGACCAGAAGCTTAATGCATTCAAAGTGGAACGATACGGCTACGGTGTACATTTGGACAAGGCAGATTATTCAACACAAATGCTTGAGAGTAAAATTAATCAAGTTCTCAGTGATTCGAG TTACACAGAGAGGGTCCGCCGATGTTCCAAGATCCTTCAAGACGATGATCCAATGGACAGAGCCGTTTACTGGGTGGAACACATCCTGAAATTCGGTGGAAGCCATCTGCGGGCAGGGGTCTTCGATTTGAACTTTGTTCAGTACTATTTACTAGATGTCATTGCCTTCTTACTGTTTTTGTTAATAGTTGTTATTTCGATTTTATACATTATTGCTGTGTCTTTTTGCTCACTATGTAAAGGAAGGATGAATAAGTCAAAAGTTGAAAAGATGGAATGA
- the LOC140166474 gene encoding LOW QUALITY PROTEIN: UDP-glucuronosyltransferase 2A3-like (The sequence of the model RefSeq protein was modified relative to this genomic sequence to represent the inferred CDS: deleted 1 base in 1 codon), which produces MNRATKQTTLSYNPMSFRIVFLLLAMTSYVNFGLGAKILIPGPLMRGRGHTTLLSAVSAELTSRGHHVTILVPTDDQLKVRQKFDNSQATEILEYPTIPFEVCDIVKEMRAGNKPIPGVSNTLTILQDVHREQVSYCRQLLNNTSVMKKLREMNYDLIIEDMGNGCDVLLPEVLKVPFIALTSNTELIFMNYNMYGIPIESSYVISPFIKGGQDRHLAFGVRIKNILMRRVMKLVAINLSSLFIPLQEEFHISPEKSMSELASKAQFWLSQDSYLLEDPHPTMPNYSPIGGMAAARPGQLPLDFQEFVDGSGDAGFIVFSTGSIVASGFDDTFVESIALVLKKLPQRVFWKHSGSTPKNLGSNTKIAPWLPQAALIAHPKARLILGHGGLNGIYEALYHGVPMVLVPQMLGDQTYNAFKVERYGYGVHLDKADYSPETFESKIIQILSDSSYTERVCRCSEILQDDDPMDRAVYWVEHILKFGGSHLRAEVFDLNFVQYYLLDVFAFFLFVLTVFVLMIYIIVLSCCLLCKRIMKRSKLEKMD; this is translated from the exons ATGAATCGAGCAACTAAACAGACAACATTATCTTACAATCCAATGTCTTTTAGAATTGTCTTCCTTCTCCTTGCCATGACGTCATATGTAAATTTTGGACTTGGCGCCAAAATTCTGATTCCAGGACCGCTAATGCGAGGCCGAGGTCACACCACTCTGCTATCTGCTGTCAGTGCCGAACTGACATCTCGTGGACATCATGTGACCATTCTAGTACCAACAGACGATCAATTAAAAGTCCGCCAAAAATTTGACAATTCTCAAGCCACAGAAATATTGGAATACCCCACAATTCCGTTTGAAGTATGTGATATCGTGAAAGAGATGCGGGCAGGAAATAAACCTATTCCAGGTGTATCAAATACTTTGACTATTTTACAAGATGTTCATCGTGAGCAAGTGAGTTACTGTCGTCAGTTGTTGAACAATACTTCAGTAATGAAAAAGCTTAGAGAAATGAACTATGACCTCATCATCGAAGACATGGGAAATGGATGTGACGTTTTACTGCCCGAAGTTTTAAAAGTTCCATTTATTGCtttaacttcaaatactgagCTAATTTTTATGAACTACAACATGTATGGAATTCCGATAGAATCATCTTATGTTATTTCACCATTTATCAAAGGAGGGCAAGATAGACACTTAGCGTTTGGAGTTCGCATTAAAAATATACTTATGCGTCGTGTTATGAAACTCGTCGCTATTAATTTGTCATCACTATTTATACCTTTACAAGAAGAATTTCACATAAGTCCGGAGAAGTCTATGAGTGAATTGGCAAGTAAAGCCCAATTCTGGTTGTCACAGGATAGCTACTTGTTGGAAGACCCACATCCGACAATGCCGAATTATAGTCCAATTGGAGGAATGGCAGCCGCAAGACCGGGACAGCTACCACTA GACTTTCAGGAGTTTGTCGATGGTTCAGGTGATGCTGGCTTCATAGTGTTTTCTACCGGCTCGATCGTTGCAAGTGGGTTTGATGACACTTTTGTGGAGAGCATCGCTTTGGTATTGAAGAAGCTTCCCCAACGAGTTTTCTGGAAGCACAGTGGATCCACACCTAAGAACTTGGGATCGAATACCAAAATAGCACCTTGGCTTCCACAAGCTGCTTTAATTG CCCATCCCAAAGCACGTCTT ATACTCGGCCACGGTGGTCTTAATGGCATCTATGAGGCACTTTACCACGGAGTACCAATGGTGTTAGTACCACAGATGTTGGGTGACCAGACATATAATGCATTTAAAGTAGAACGCTATGGTTATGGTGTGCATTTGGACAAGGCAGATTATTCACCGGAAACGTTCGAAAGTAAAATTATTCAAATTCTTAGTGATTCAAG TTACACTGAGAGGGTCTGCCGATGTTCCGAGATCCTGCAAGACGATGATCCAATGGACAGAGCCGTTTACTGGGTGGAACACATCCTGAAATTCGGTGGAAGCCATTTGCGGGCAGAAGTCTTCGATTTGAACTTTGTTCAGTACTATTTATTAGACGTTTTTGCCTTCTTTCTGTTTGTGTTGACAGTCTTTGTTTTGATGATATATATCATTGTTTTGTCTTGTTGTTTACTTTGTAAGCgaataatgaaaaggtcaaaacTTGAAAAGATGGATTGA